Proteins from a single region of Flavobacterium sp. YJ01:
- a CDS encoding M16 family metallopeptidase: MFCNKKSILVFLFIIASLFSVQAQNYKATDPIAVNQKIKKGVLPNGMTYYIYPTEVNKNTASYYIIQNVGSILENDQQKGLAHFLEHMAFNGTKHFEGKGILNTLQKQGAVFGKNINAYTSTDETVYNLDNIPSKDGGVVDTCLLVLHDWSNFLSLTNEEIDAERGVITEEWRTRQNARARIYNQLAPYYYNNSLYAERMPIGDMDIVKNFKYQVLKDFYKDWYRPDLQAIAIVGDINSDEIEAKIKKLFADIPTPINPKKRFEIAIPDRVEPTFKLALDKEISASNISFMIRHETEKSTNTYAELEKTTQQRLAFSILNNRLSEMAQKQECPFKGAQIGYQNYSRLNDIWIMSISPKPGKQAEAFALVMNEWVRAYKFGFSKGEIERAVTETISGYENYLDKLNEISHKQVIGMVKDDYLKHDVIADPVAEFEMEKSILKNIDSKILQQQISKLYTQKNRVVTVTGVEGEENLTQEKAFDIIQKAENDASLKPYEDTFEGKTLLGNLKINPGKIVSEKKETAIDATTFVLSNGVKVHYKFADKNKKQVNLEAESQGGISLYKFEDMPSAYRSTSLAMMSGIGELSNVDLEKVLKGKIANSYVTINSLKEEVSGSANVKDIETMMELVHLRFVQPRFDAQMYDLLKQRLQNSLKNRENDINAKMQDSLSNIVYGKNNPKIRPLDQKYIDDLSFEKMKSIYLDRFADVSNFQFYIVGDVTPEVLKPLLEKYIASIKGIKRKEKFKIDVPEWTSKKIDRDVFIKMETPKSSVNIAFMKDYTYSQKNRILNSFLGDILTLRYTESLREKEGGTYGAQVKGSLVKDPIAKGGIQITFDCDADKVEHLLPIVYQEIDKIKKGEIAPEDIEKTRKNYLKSREDSKNFNSYSMSLLSNYFEEGYNINDPKNFQDIVKNISAKDIQDFANALLTNADSMEIVFKPLK, translated from the coding sequence ATGTTTTGTAATAAAAAATCAATACTTGTTTTTTTATTTATAATTGCGAGTTTATTCTCTGTTCAAGCGCAGAATTACAAAGCAACTGATCCAATTGCGGTTAATCAAAAGATAAAAAAAGGAGTTTTGCCAAACGGAATGACGTATTATATTTATCCGACTGAGGTAAATAAAAATACGGCGAGTTATTATATCATTCAAAACGTGGGTTCTATTTTAGAAAACGACCAGCAGAAAGGTTTGGCGCATTTTCTGGAGCACATGGCGTTTAACGGAACTAAACATTTTGAAGGAAAAGGAATCTTGAATACACTTCAAAAACAAGGAGCTGTTTTCGGGAAAAATATCAACGCTTACACAAGCACAGACGAAACGGTTTACAACTTAGACAATATTCCGTCAAAAGATGGTGGAGTTGTAGATACATGCTTGCTGGTTTTGCACGATTGGTCCAATTTTTTATCGCTAACGAATGAAGAAATCGATGCAGAACGCGGTGTAATTACCGAAGAATGGCGTACGAGACAAAATGCAAGAGCGAGAATTTACAATCAGTTGGCGCCTTATTATTACAATAATTCGCTTTACGCAGAACGCATGCCTATTGGCGATATGGATATTGTAAAAAACTTCAAATATCAGGTTTTAAAAGATTTTTATAAAGATTGGTATCGTCCAGATTTGCAGGCAATCGCGATTGTTGGAGATATTAATTCAGATGAAATTGAAGCCAAAATCAAAAAACTTTTTGCTGATATTCCAACACCAATAAATCCGAAAAAGCGTTTTGAAATTGCAATTCCAGATCGAGTAGAACCTACGTTCAAATTGGCTTTAGACAAAGAAATTTCGGCTTCGAATATCAGTTTTATGATTCGTCATGAAACTGAAAAATCAACAAATACTTATGCCGAACTAGAAAAAACAACCCAGCAAAGATTGGCTTTTTCTATTTTGAATAATCGTTTGTCTGAAATGGCGCAGAAACAAGAATGCCCGTTTAAAGGCGCACAAATTGGATATCAAAACTATTCTCGATTAAATGATATTTGGATAATGAGTATTTCTCCAAAACCAGGAAAACAAGCCGAAGCTTTTGCTTTGGTTATGAATGAATGGGTTAGAGCTTATAAATTTGGTTTTTCTAAAGGAGAAATCGAGAGAGCTGTTACAGAAACTATTTCGGGTTATGAAAATTATTTAGATAAGCTAAATGAGATTTCGCACAAACAAGTAATCGGAATGGTAAAAGACGATTATTTGAAACATGATGTAATTGCAGATCCTGTTGCAGAATTTGAAATGGAAAAAAGCATTTTAAAAAATATTGACAGTAAAATTCTTCAACAGCAAATTAGCAAATTATATACACAGAAAAATCGCGTAGTAACGGTAACAGGGGTTGAAGGCGAAGAAAATCTAACGCAAGAAAAAGCTTTTGATATTATTCAGAAAGCAGAAAACGATGCCTCATTAAAGCCTTACGAAGATACTTTTGAAGGAAAAACACTTTTAGGAAATCTGAAAATTAATCCAGGAAAAATTGTTTCAGAGAAAAAAGAAACAGCCATTGATGCAACTACTTTTGTCTTGAGTAACGGTGTAAAAGTGCATTACAAATTTGCAGATAAAAACAAAAAACAAGTCAATTTAGAAGCAGAAAGTCAGGGCGGAATCTCTTTGTATAAATTCGAAGATATGCCTTCTGCGTATCGTTCTACAAGTTTGGCAATGATGTCTGGAATTGGCGAACTCTCAAATGTTGATTTGGAAAAGGTTTTAAAAGGAAAAATTGCCAATTCTTATGTTACTATTAATTCTTTAAAAGAAGAAGTTAGCGGTTCTGCAAATGTAAAAGATATCGAAACCATGATGGAGTTGGTGCATTTGCGTTTTGTTCAACCTAGATTTGATGCGCAGATGTATGATCTTTTAAAACAAAGACTTCAAAATTCTTTAAAAAACAGAGAAAACGACATAAACGCTAAAATGCAGGATAGTTTGTCGAATATTGTTTACGGAAAAAACAATCCGAAAATTCGACCATTAGATCAAAAGTATATTGATGATTTGTCTTTTGAAAAAATGAAATCTATTTATTTAGACCGTTTTGCAGATGTTTCGAACTTTCAATTTTATATTGTTGGAGATGTTACTCCAGAAGTTCTGAAACCTTTATTAGAAAAATATATTGCGAGTATAAAAGGAATTAAAAGAAAAGAAAAATTCAAAATAGATGTTCCAGAATGGACTTCCAAGAAAATTGATCGTGATGTTTTTATAAAAATGGAAACACCTAAAAGTTCTGTAAATATCGCTTTTATGAAAGATTACACTTATTCTCAAAAGAATAGAATTTTGAATTCTTTTTTAGGTGATATTCTGACTTTGCGCTACACCGAAAGCCTTCGTGAAAAAGAAGGCGGTACTTATGGCGCACAAGTTAAAGGTTCATTAGTAAAAGATCCAATTGCAAAAGGAGGTATTCAAATTACTTTTGATTGTGATGCTGATAAAGTAGAACATTTATTGCCAATTGTATATCAGGAAATTGATAAAATCAAAAAAGGCGAAATTGCTCCGGAAGATATCGAAAAGACAAGAAAAAATTACTTGAAATCTAGAGAAGACAGCAAAAACTTTAACAGCTACAGTATGAGTTTGCTTTCTAATTATTTTGAAGAAGGTTACAATATAAATGATCCGAAAAATTTTCAAGACATTGTAAAAAACATTTCAGCCAAAGACATTCAGGATTTTGCTAACGCATTATTAACAAATGCCGATTCTATGGAAATTGTCTTCAAACCACTAAAATAA